From the Lysobacterales bacterium genome, one window contains:
- a CDS encoding serine protein kinase RIO translates to MKTPKGLQPLLDDGVIDEVLRPLKSGKEASVYVVRSGDAIRCAKVYKDMAQRSFQARVQYQEGRAVRGSRQARAIGKASKFGRREAEDAWKNTEVNVLYQFAAAGVHVPKPHGYFNGVLLMDLVVDESGHSAPRLGEVDLPPEIARLFHHDLIQDVVRMLCLGWIHGDLSEYNVLVAEEGPVIIDFPQVVSASGNNNARRMLLRDVHNLRDCLARFAPELASTHYGEEMWALYEKGELKPDTLLTGKFVFDQRRANVKSVMLSIEDARQEALIREQGRKEAEERD, encoded by the coding sequence GTGAAAACCCCCAAAGGCTTGCAACCGTTGCTCGACGACGGCGTCATCGATGAAGTCCTGCGGCCGCTCAAGAGCGGCAAGGAAGCCTCGGTCTACGTCGTCCGCTCGGGAGACGCCATCCGCTGTGCCAAGGTCTACAAGGACATGGCGCAACGCAGCTTTCAGGCGCGTGTGCAGTATCAGGAAGGGCGGGCCGTACGCGGGTCACGCCAGGCGCGGGCGATCGGCAAGGCCAGCAAGTTCGGTCGGCGCGAAGCCGAGGACGCCTGGAAGAACACCGAAGTCAACGTGCTTTACCAGTTCGCCGCAGCCGGCGTGCATGTGCCGAAGCCGCACGGCTACTTCAACGGCGTGCTGCTGATGGATCTGGTCGTCGATGAATCGGGCCACAGTGCGCCGCGGCTGGGCGAGGTCGATCTGCCGCCGGAAATCGCCCGCCTGTTCCACCATGACCTGATCCAGGACGTGGTGCGCATGCTCTGCCTCGGCTGGATCCATGGCGACCTGTCCGAGTACAACGTGCTGGTCGCCGAGGAAGGGCCGGTGATCATCGATTTCCCGCAGGTCGTCAGCGCCAGCGGCAACAACAATGCACGTCGCATGCTGCTGCGCGACGTGCACAACCTGCGCGACTGTCTCGCGCGCTTTGCGCCCGAACTCGCCAGCACCCATTACGGCGAGGAAATGTGGGCGCTGTACGAAAAGGGCGAGCTGAAACCCGACACCCTGCTCACCGGCAAGTTCGTGTTCGATCAGCGCCGCGCCAACGTCAAGTCGGTGATGCTGTCGATCGAGGACGCGCGCCAGGAAGCGCTGATTCGCGAGCAGGGCCGCAAGGAAGCCGAAGAGCGCGATTGA
- a CDS encoding YkgJ family cysteine cluster protein, whose protein sequence is MSDPTQTDGYPTDPYAESVDPSVSCSDCEAVCCRLTVVLMPEDRIAPHLIERSAAGYDVMARGEDGWCVAMDRSRMCCGIYESRPSACRRFAMGGPYCRAEREDYFEHGTKDIPFTLRC, encoded by the coding sequence ATGTCCGATCCTACCCAGACCGACGGTTATCCGACCGACCCCTACGCCGAGAGCGTCGACCCCAGCGTGTCCTGCAGCGACTGCGAAGCGGTCTGCTGTCGCCTGACCGTGGTGCTGATGCCGGAAGATCGGATCGCGCCGCATCTGATCGAACGCAGCGCAGCCGGCTATGACGTCATGGCTCGCGGCGAAGACGGCTGGTGCGTCGCGATGGATCGCAGCCGCATGTGCTGCGGCATTTACGAATCCCGCCCCAGCGCCTGCCGTCGCTTCGCGATGGGCGGCCCCTATTGCCGGGCGGAGCGCGAGGATTATTTCGAACACGGCACCAAGGACATCCCGTTCACCTTGCGCTGCTGA